A single genomic interval of Sporichthyaceae bacterium harbors:
- a CDS encoding nucleotide disphospho-sugar-binding domain-containing protein, protein MTRYLFVVPPRVGHINPAVGVAAELTARGHQVAWAGMPEIVGALAGRTAQIYPCALPRGRHGEPFARPAMCELAALQFLWEDFLIPLGEVMAPDVLAAVEEFRPDVLVVDQQAVAGALIAERLGIPWVTFATTSAEFTGALDGMPLLDAWLNERFDNLRSRTGDPLGGKDPRFSPHLILAFTTPELTGPVSAPSGPICFVGPSIHPPPAFGDFPWEWLDDRKLVLVSIGAADADAGAVFLAAVRGALRDRRDRLQGIIVDPADLLENAVSTSSVLVLPVVPQLELLPWCAAVVCNASHNPVCQALWYGVPLVVAPIRDDQPVVANQVVAAGAGIRVPFDRITPERLGEALDLVLNDPLHRKAAQYVGDAFRAAGGAAAAAQYIESVA, encoded by the coding sequence ATGACCCGATACCTGTTTGTCGTGCCGCCGCGGGTCGGCCACATCAATCCGGCCGTCGGGGTGGCCGCTGAGCTGACCGCGCGCGGCCACCAGGTCGCCTGGGCGGGCATGCCGGAGATCGTCGGGGCGCTGGCCGGCCGTACCGCGCAGATCTACCCCTGCGCGCTGCCCCGCGGCAGGCACGGCGAGCCGTTCGCACGCCCGGCGATGTGCGAGCTGGCCGCGTTGCAGTTCCTGTGGGAGGACTTCCTGATCCCGCTCGGCGAGGTGATGGCGCCGGACGTGCTCGCGGCGGTCGAGGAATTCCGGCCGGACGTACTGGTCGTCGACCAGCAGGCCGTGGCCGGCGCGCTGATCGCCGAACGGCTCGGCATCCCGTGGGTCACCTTCGCGACAACGTCGGCGGAATTCACCGGGGCCCTGGACGGCATGCCGTTGTTGGACGCCTGGTTGAACGAACGCTTCGACAATCTCCGGTCGCGTACGGGTGATCCGCTCGGCGGAAAGGACCCGCGGTTCTCCCCGCATCTGATTCTCGCGTTCACCACCCCGGAGCTGACCGGCCCGGTGTCGGCACCGTCCGGCCCCATCTGCTTCGTGGGCCCGTCGATCCATCCTCCTCCCGCGTTCGGGGACTTCCCCTGGGAGTGGCTCGATGACCGCAAACTGGTGCTGGTCAGCATCGGCGCGGCCGACGCCGACGCCGGGGCCGTGTTCCTGGCCGCCGTCCGCGGCGCGCTGCGGGATCGGCGGGACCGACTGCAGGGGATCATCGTCGACCCGGCAGACCTCCTCGAGAACGCCGTGTCGACCTCATCGGTCCTTGTGCTGCCGGTTGTCCCGCAACTGGAACTGCTGCCGTGGTGCGCGGCGGTGGTATGCAATGCGAGCCACAACCCCGTTTGCCAGGCGCTCTGGTACGGCGTGCCGCTGGTGGTGGCGCCGATCCGGGACGACCAACCCGTGGTCGCGAACCAGGTGGTTGCCGCCGGCGCGGGCATCCGGGTGCCCTTCGACCGCATCACCCCCGAGCGATTGGGCGAGGCCCTGGACCTGGTGCTGAACGACCCCCTGCACCGCAAGGCCGCGCAGTATGTCGGGGACGCATTCCGGGCCGCCGGGGGCGCCGCTGCCGCCGCGCAGTACATCGAGTCCGTGGCATGA
- a CDS encoding ATP-binding cassette domain-containing protein: MIEVSGLTKRYGDTTVVDDLSFTVAPGVVTGFLGPNGAGKSTTMRMIAALDRPSSGSVRVNGKTYRRAAVPMAELGVLLEARAVHAARPAFHHLLALAQTNGIGRRRVGEVLDLVGLAGVTRRRAGEFSLGMGQRLGIAAALLGDPATVMLDEPVNGLDPEGIRWVRALLRHLAAQGRTVFLSSHLLSEMALTAQRLIVIGRGRLIADTTVEEFIATAAPAHVRVCTPEADRLTMVLAGPRVEISAPVPGVLTVRGHSAERIGDLAWEHRIRINELCVDRMSLEEAFLGLTRDSVEFRSAEVGAA, encoded by the coding sequence GTGATCGAGGTCAGCGGTCTGACCAAACGCTACGGGGACACCACGGTGGTGGACGACCTGTCGTTCACGGTTGCGCCCGGCGTGGTGACCGGGTTCCTGGGCCCGAACGGCGCCGGGAAGTCGACCACCATGCGGATGATCGCGGCCCTGGACCGGCCGAGCTCGGGCTCGGTGCGGGTCAACGGGAAGACTTACCGCCGTGCCGCCGTGCCGATGGCCGAACTCGGCGTGCTGCTGGAAGCCCGGGCGGTGCACGCCGCCCGTCCGGCCTTCCACCACTTGCTCGCCCTCGCTCAGACCAACGGCATCGGTCGACGTCGGGTCGGGGAGGTCCTGGACTTGGTGGGGTTGGCCGGGGTGACGCGCCGCCGCGCCGGGGAGTTCTCGCTGGGCATGGGTCAGCGGCTCGGCATCGCCGCTGCGCTGTTGGGCGATCCGGCGACGGTGATGCTCGACGAACCGGTGAACGGCCTGGACCCCGAGGGCATCCGCTGGGTCCGTGCCCTGCTACGGCACCTGGCCGCGCAGGGCCGGACCGTTTTCCTCTCCTCCCACCTGCTCTCGGAGATGGCGCTGACCGCGCAGCGGTTGATCGTGATCGGCCGCGGTCGGCTGATTGCGGACACCACCGTCGAGGAGTTCATCGCCACTGCCGCGCCGGCGCATGTGCGCGTGTGCACCCCCGAGGCAGACCGCCTGACGATGGTCCTGGCCGGGCCCCGGGTGGAGATCAGCGCTCCGGTCCCGGGCGTGCTGACGGTGCGTGGGCACAGCGCCGAGCGAATCGGTGATCTGGCCTGGGAGCACCGCATTCGGATCAACGAACTGTGCGTTGATCGCATGTCGCTGGAGGAGGCCTTTCTCGGACTGACCAGGGATTCGGTGGAGTTCCGATCAGCGGAAGTGGGTGCGGCATGA
- a CDS encoding wax ester/triacylglycerol synthase domain-containing protein, whose translation MNTLRRTFRRCNPPPTREQKIALVVGALVGLLGTLVWLQLDRPSWWVSRWAIGVGLAVAALAAFTAPRGGRWRRLGVSCRFAGAANAAMWTTAAVAAVERGEHRSGHLALGAVFLLCTLVPVLMTGQHAADSGAGAIVAPPRAARRLSGLDSAFHSGEYSGTTANCFAVLRLRPYVAADGSSALLDVQQLRHHVAQRLDALPAFRWRVVGVPFGLGRPVYVDDPEFDITHHVEEHTLAAPGTAALLDAYCAEQTGRYLDRRRPLWRLTLVHGLADGRQAAVLTVHHCVTDGFALLNTLQILVSDVGAEPVETAEPEPLPSTGRLLIEGLADQARTVCRLPALVRATRTSSATAKAAIAASPVALPSGRDTAMCRPYRPFTGRKTFASSTLRSADLIRIKDAAGVTTNDVVLALVGGAMRGYLSARDSLPTPSLVANVPVGLDRANAPRRTFGNRVGFLKATLATDLTDPWQRLITIGAVTARAKRVLVVRGPHLLDEWLDQIPPWVILSLQRYKRRRMRHDRQKTERKWNLIVSHVREQRPMGALAGSQVETVHFSGPADEGGTIINFVVAGHGDRVFLTILCVEAAVPQPRELIDGMHRALDELLSLANERAAAATHTVGELTGRR comes from the coding sequence GTGAACACCCTTCGCCGAACGTTCCGGCGGTGCAACCCGCCGCCCACGCGTGAGCAGAAGATCGCACTGGTCGTCGGTGCGCTCGTCGGCCTGCTGGGCACGCTGGTGTGGCTGCAGCTCGATCGACCGTCGTGGTGGGTCTCCCGGTGGGCCATCGGGGTCGGCCTGGCGGTGGCCGCGCTCGCTGCGTTCACCGCGCCTCGCGGCGGTCGGTGGCGCCGGCTCGGGGTGAGCTGCCGATTTGCGGGTGCGGCCAATGCCGCCATGTGGACGACCGCCGCCGTAGCGGCCGTCGAACGGGGCGAACACCGATCGGGACACCTCGCACTGGGCGCGGTGTTTTTGCTGTGCACCCTGGTCCCGGTGCTGATGACCGGTCAGCACGCAGCGGACAGCGGGGCCGGGGCAATCGTGGCGCCCCCGCGCGCAGCCCGACGATTGTCGGGGCTCGACTCCGCCTTCCATTCCGGGGAGTACTCCGGCACGACCGCGAATTGTTTTGCGGTGCTGCGGTTGCGGCCGTACGTCGCCGCGGACGGATCGTCGGCCCTGCTCGATGTTCAGCAGCTGCGCCACCACGTCGCGCAGCGGCTGGACGCCCTGCCTGCCTTCCGGTGGCGGGTGGTGGGCGTTCCGTTCGGACTCGGCCGTCCGGTGTACGTCGACGATCCCGAGTTCGACATCACCCATCACGTGGAGGAACACACCCTCGCCGCCCCCGGCACGGCGGCACTGCTCGACGCCTACTGCGCCGAGCAAACCGGGCGTTACCTGGACCGGCGGCGGCCACTGTGGCGGTTGACCCTGGTCCACGGCCTGGCGGATGGTCGGCAGGCCGCCGTACTGACTGTCCATCACTGCGTCACCGACGGTTTCGCGCTGCTGAATACACTGCAGATTCTGGTCAGCGATGTCGGGGCCGAGCCGGTGGAAACAGCCGAGCCGGAGCCCCTACCGAGTACGGGCCGGCTGCTCATCGAGGGTCTGGCAGACCAGGCCAGGACGGTGTGCCGGCTGCCCGCTCTGGTGCGCGCCACGCGGACCAGCTCGGCCACGGCGAAGGCAGCGATCGCAGCCTCCCCGGTCGCCCTGCCGAGCGGTCGAGACACCGCGATGTGCCGGCCCTACCGACCATTCACCGGCCGAAAGACCTTCGCCAGTTCCACATTGCGCAGCGCCGATTTGATCCGGATCAAGGACGCGGCCGGGGTCACCACCAACGACGTCGTGCTCGCGCTCGTCGGCGGGGCGATGCGGGGCTATCTGTCCGCGCGGGACAGCCTGCCCACACCCTCACTGGTGGCGAACGTGCCGGTGGGCCTGGACCGGGCGAATGCGCCACGTCGTACTTTCGGTAACCGGGTCGGGTTCCTGAAGGCCACGCTGGCCACCGATCTCACCGACCCGTGGCAGCGATTGATCACGATCGGTGCCGTCACCGCTCGGGCGAAACGTGTGCTGGTCGTCCGGGGCCCGCACTTGCTCGACGAATGGCTGGACCAGATTCCGCCGTGGGTGATCCTTTCGCTGCAGCGGTACAAACGGCGTCGGATGCGCCACGATCGCCAGAAGACCGAGCGCAAGTGGAACCTCATCGTGTCCCACGTCCGTGAGCAGCGCCCGATGGGTGCGCTGGCCGGATCGCAAGTCGAGACCGTGCACTTCAGCGGGCCGGCCGACGAGGGCGGCACGATCATCAACTTCGTGGTCGCCGGTCACGGGGACCGAGTCTTCCTCACCATCCTGTGCGTTGAGGCCGCAGTGCCGCAGCCCCGTGAGCTCATCGACGGCATGCACCGGGCACTCGACGAGCTGCTCTCCCTCGCGAACGAGCGGGCGGCGGCCGCCACCCACACAGTTGGGGAACTGACGGGGCGTCGGTGA
- a CDS encoding glycosyltransferase, which yields MSRFLIVVPPLVGHINPTVGVAAELAARGHRVAWAGQYEIIARLAGPSAEIFDCAVPRDACGAPVGRPPGLRGPAALQFLWEQFLIPLGETMVPGVRTAVAQFRPDVVIVDQQTVAGALVAEQLGIPWVTSATTSAELIAARDGRPLVEAWVSDLLGTLRHRMGVPPGGADLRFSPHLIIAFTTPELSGCAVSPGGPIRFVGPSIAARPGYGQFPVERLDAARRLVLVSLGTVNTDAGSAFLTAAHTALTDRVDRLQGVIVDPGNLLAGGTVTDGVLVLPAVPQVELLPRCSAVVCHAGHNTVCEALWHGVPLVVAPIVDDQPTVAGQVVTAGAGTRVRFGRITAQRLGEAIDLVLDDPMYRKCAEYVGDSFRAAGGAATAADHMEVLA from the coding sequence ATGAGCCGGTTCCTGATCGTGGTGCCGCCGCTGGTCGGGCACATCAACCCGACGGTCGGCGTGGCCGCGGAACTCGCGGCGCGCGGGCACCGGGTGGCCTGGGCCGGCCAGTACGAGATCATCGCCCGGCTCGCGGGTCCGAGTGCCGAAATCTTCGACTGCGCGGTGCCGCGGGATGCCTGCGGGGCACCGGTCGGTCGCCCACCGGGCCTGCGGGGCCCGGCCGCCCTGCAGTTCCTGTGGGAACAGTTCTTGATTCCGCTCGGCGAAACGATGGTGCCGGGTGTGCGCACCGCGGTGGCGCAGTTCCGGCCGGACGTCGTGATCGTCGACCAACAAACCGTGGCGGGCGCGCTGGTGGCCGAGCAGCTGGGCATCCCGTGGGTGACGTCCGCGACGACCTCAGCGGAATTGATCGCGGCCCGCGACGGCAGGCCACTGGTCGAAGCCTGGGTGAGCGACCTGTTGGGCACCTTGCGGCACCGGATGGGCGTCCCGCCGGGCGGCGCCGACCTGCGGTTCTCCCCGCACCTGATCATCGCCTTCACCACCCCGGAGCTCTCCGGTTGCGCGGTCTCGCCGGGTGGACCGATCCGCTTCGTGGGTCCGTCGATCGCGGCCCGACCGGGTTACGGGCAATTCCCCGTCGAACGCCTCGACGCCGCACGCAGGCTGGTGCTGGTCAGCCTGGGCACGGTCAACACCGACGCGGGATCGGCGTTCCTGACGGCCGCTCACACCGCTCTCACCGACCGCGTCGACCGGCTGCAGGGCGTCATCGTCGACCCCGGCAACTTGCTCGCGGGTGGGACGGTGACCGACGGCGTCCTGGTGCTGCCCGCGGTGCCGCAGGTGGAGTTGTTGCCCCGGTGCTCCGCGGTGGTCTGTCACGCCGGGCACAACACCGTGTGCGAGGCGCTGTGGCACGGCGTTCCCCTCGTGGTGGCGCCGATCGTGGACGACCAGCCGACGGTGGCCGGTCAGGTGGTCACCGCGGGGGCCGGCACCCGGGTGCGATTCGGGCGGATCACCGCCCAGCGACTGGGCGAGGCCATCGACCTGGTGCTGGACGACCCGATGTACCGCAAGTGTGCCGAGTACGTGGGGGACTCCTTCCGGGCCGCCGGTGGCGCCGCCACCGCCGCCGATCACATGGAGGTGTTGGCGTGA
- a CDS encoding alpha/beta hydrolase — translation MTFHDVAGLRFHVERLGPLDRPPAATVVLVHGFPADTLATYYFTVAPALAEAGLDVVMYDQRGHGRTTRPGSGYQLERFVEDLPALLDELGIAGPVHLVGNCFGGMVAFGMAVLHPDRVASIFAIESEPATPDWATRVAPSLEHGRTDPDWEASIASISAQHGSHMGRLALRASRMLRTTALVDDMLASRLLLEPTEFWRIRCPVFAVYAADSDLVDLADQMVDALPDCRTAVLADQDHFVLSGAPEQISTLILSWLAEQGVAVTRPAGPGLRAAS, via the coding sequence GTGACGTTCCACGACGTCGCCGGGCTGCGTTTTCATGTGGAGCGTCTCGGGCCGCTCGATCGGCCGCCGGCGGCCACCGTGGTGCTGGTGCACGGTTTCCCGGCCGACACCTTGGCCACCTACTACTTCACGGTGGCCCCCGCGCTGGCGGAGGCCGGCCTTGACGTCGTCATGTACGACCAGCGTGGTCATGGCCGCACCACTCGGCCGGGGTCGGGTTACCAACTGGAGCGCTTCGTCGAGGACCTGCCGGCCCTGCTCGACGAACTCGGCATCGCCGGCCCGGTGCACCTGGTGGGCAACTGCTTCGGCGGCATGGTCGCGTTCGGCATGGCCGTCCTGCATCCGGATCGGGTGGCGAGCATTTTCGCCATCGAATCGGAACCGGCCACGCCGGATTGGGCCACCCGGGTGGCCCCCAGCCTGGAGCACGGGAGGACCGACCCGGACTGGGAGGCGTCCATCGCCTCGATCAGTGCGCAGCACGGTTCGCACATGGGCCGCCTCGCCCTGCGGGCGTCCCGCATGCTGCGTACCACGGCGCTGGTCGACGACATGCTGGCCAGCCGCCTGCTGCTGGAACCGACCGAATTCTGGCGCATTCGTTGCCCGGTGTTCGCCGTCTACGCCGCCGATTCCGACCTCGTCGACCTGGCCGATCAGATGGTGGACGCGTTGCCCGACTGTCGCACGGCCGTGCTGGCGGATCAGGACCACTTCGTGCTCTCCGGCGCCCCGGAGCAGATCAGCACGCTCATCCTGAGCTGGCTGGCCGAGCAGGGCGTCGCCGTCACGCGGCCGGCCGGGCCCGGGCTGCGAGCCGCCTCATGA
- a CDS encoding phosphopantetheine-binding protein — protein MTATTTMNPTTVNPTIEQVLAEIADMLAAVLADIGPHCADITMDTSFNDDLELESIDMVSLAVMLNARWGERVNFAEFVAGKHLDELIALTVGELVYHVVDGLTVTQARLR, from the coding sequence ATGACCGCGACCACCACCATGAACCCCACCACCGTGAACCCCACCATCGAGCAGGTTCTCGCCGAGATCGCGGACATGCTCGCGGCCGTGCTTGCCGATATCGGCCCGCATTGCGCGGACATCACCATGGACACGTCGTTCAACGACGACCTCGAGTTGGAGAGCATCGACATGGTCTCTCTCGCGGTCATGCTCAACGCTCGCTGGGGCGAGCGGGTCAACTTCGCCGAGTTCGTCGCCGGGAAGCACCTGGACGAATTGATTGCGCTCACGGTGGGGGAGCTCGTCTACCACGTGGTTGATGGTCTGACGGTGACCCAGGCGCGTTTGCGGTGA
- a CDS encoding beta-ketoacyl synthase N-terminal-like domain-containing protein yields MGAVGGGRPDGVAIVGMAVLLPGAPDLDTYWRNLVAGIDAIAEVPEHRWDPAYYDPSAANATGPAAPDRIYCRRGGFVDEYAVVEPTRFGIMPSSVSAIEPDQLIALHVAEAAIADAGGPDRLPDRDRVGVILGRGGYLTPGLVRLDQRVRTVHQMLRTLGQLAPQLGAEQLGAIRDAFVAQLGPDRPESAIGLVPNLAASRIANRLDLRGPASTVDAACASSLVAVDAAVAELIRGRCDVMLAGGVHHCHDITMWSVFTQLGALSASQRIRPFHRDADGVLMGEGTGVVVLKRLADAERDGDRVYAVIRGTGVASDGRTAALANPDPGGQTRAVRAAWAAAGLDPTAPGSIGLLEAHGTGTPVGDAAELTTLQEVFGGPEGDRARAVLGSVKSMIGHTMPAAGVASLVKAALAVHHGVLLPTLHCDQPHPALAGTRFRTISAAAPWESDGPRRAGVNAFGFGGINAHVVLEQAPGAATPAWSGTGSTPSQRVRINEPERVLRLAASAPDALARMLDAPDAEVVAAGLSDDVRNAPPCRLGIVEPTEKRLALARWAVERGQAWRGRSDVWFSPEPLLGPGRGRVAFLFPGLEDTFAPRVADVSAHLRLPAAELFEGADIVGDVGRHMVGVMTVGRLLDSALRRIAIVPDAVAGHSVGEWSAMVAGGLYCAEDLDNFLAGYDPDAVQVPGLAYAAVGASAELVLDELALSASSPTGTRIVLSHDNAPQQTIVCGPNDEVDAFVLAMRARGVLGQVLPFRSGFHTPMLEPYLESIRRSANLFGIHPASIPVWSATTAAEFPADAAAVRALHTRHLLEPVRFRPLLQAMYAAGFRAFVQVGVGQLTGLVADTLREQDHLTIAAASARREGLAQLRLAATALWAGGADVDLTALAPTRNRAPSVRLNLGGSLVSLNSEQLPGLQAGMGAHAPAAARTELRELAEHFPAVAEFEALIGEAERSALALLTAGRDALAARREVPSNLTPPQVTAPPGRPVQWPAPSHAVLPVSLESMPYLADHCFFSQRPGWPDASDRFPVIPATTIVEHLADAARATNPGGVVVALHDLRFERWVPVIPASSIDVGLEPTADGRLAATFGGCARGTVELAGAYPPPPDPWLIDPAEEPPPLTAAQMYARRWMFHGPAFQAVSALSAIGPAHIRGVITAPAAPGALLDNVGQILGCWIMARGVDRTLVFPIGMRAIRFHAPAPAPGVQVSCHIRIVECSEETLAADVQLCVPGPGGRDVVWAEVSGWRDRRFDSDAASLPVERCVERNAHGTVQPDGWVLMVDHSADLATRDIVMRRYLSAAERQLAERQPPRRRRGWVLGRLAVKDAVRHLLWADGEGPLWPAEIFVGNDENGKPRVSGMHGRVLPGLEVSVAHCADTAVAVARPAAGFGVGIDIEQVSERPPGTVEFALAPAERDVLAACLATGDSPEVWFTRFWAAKEAVAKARGTGLQGRPRDFAVVSAQTRQIWVTVADEGSEKPATYCVDISCITSRSGLPPRTYVVALAADGPITAELSPGHHRERTVSA; encoded by the coding sequence ATGGGCGCCGTCGGCGGTGGACGGCCGGACGGTGTCGCCATCGTCGGGATGGCCGTGCTGCTGCCCGGTGCCCCCGATCTGGACACCTATTGGCGCAACCTGGTGGCGGGCATCGACGCCATCGCCGAGGTCCCCGAGCACCGGTGGGATCCGGCGTACTACGACCCGTCCGCGGCGAACGCGACCGGCCCGGCGGCACCGGACCGGATCTACTGCCGCCGAGGTGGGTTCGTCGACGAATACGCCGTGGTGGAACCCACTCGATTCGGGATCATGCCCAGTTCGGTGTCCGCGATCGAACCGGATCAGCTGATCGCGTTGCACGTGGCCGAGGCGGCGATCGCCGATGCCGGCGGACCGGACCGGCTGCCCGACCGCGACCGCGTCGGCGTGATCCTGGGCCGGGGTGGATATCTGACACCCGGTCTGGTCCGGCTGGACCAGCGGGTGCGCACCGTGCACCAGATGCTGCGCACCCTCGGCCAGCTGGCACCGCAGCTCGGGGCCGAGCAGCTCGGCGCCATCCGCGACGCCTTCGTGGCCCAGCTGGGCCCGGATCGTCCCGAGTCCGCCATCGGGCTGGTGCCCAATCTGGCGGCGTCGCGGATCGCGAATCGTCTGGACCTGCGCGGTCCGGCCAGCACCGTCGACGCGGCGTGCGCCTCCTCGCTGGTGGCGGTGGATGCGGCCGTGGCGGAGCTGATCCGGGGACGCTGCGACGTCATGCTGGCGGGCGGCGTGCACCACTGCCACGACATCACGATGTGGAGCGTGTTCACGCAGCTGGGCGCGCTGTCGGCGAGCCAGCGGATCCGGCCGTTCCACCGCGATGCCGACGGTGTGCTCATGGGCGAGGGCACCGGCGTCGTGGTCCTCAAGCGGCTGGCCGATGCCGAGCGCGACGGTGACCGCGTGTACGCGGTGATCCGCGGCACGGGCGTGGCCAGCGACGGGCGGACGGCGGCGCTGGCCAACCCCGACCCCGGCGGGCAGACCCGGGCCGTGCGGGCGGCCTGGGCGGCAGCGGGCCTGGATCCCACCGCGCCCGGCTCGATCGGTCTGCTCGAGGCCCACGGCACCGGGACGCCGGTCGGCGATGCCGCGGAACTGACGACCCTTCAGGAAGTGTTCGGCGGACCGGAGGGAGATCGGGCACGCGCCGTGCTCGGCTCGGTCAAGTCGATGATCGGGCACACCATGCCGGCCGCCGGCGTGGCCTCGTTGGTCAAGGCGGCGTTGGCCGTCCACCATGGCGTCCTGCTGCCGACGCTGCACTGCGACCAACCGCATCCGGCACTGGCCGGCACCCGGTTCCGCACCATCTCTGCGGCCGCACCCTGGGAGTCCGACGGCCCGCGCCGCGCCGGCGTGAACGCCTTCGGCTTCGGCGGCATCAACGCGCACGTCGTGCTGGAGCAGGCCCCCGGGGCCGCCACGCCCGCCTGGTCCGGGACGGGGTCCACCCCGAGCCAACGGGTCCGGATCAATGAGCCGGAGCGGGTGCTGCGCCTGGCGGCGTCCGCGCCGGACGCGCTCGCCCGGATGCTCGACGCCCCCGACGCCGAGGTGGTGGCGGCCGGCCTGTCCGACGATGTCCGCAACGCCCCGCCGTGTCGGCTCGGCATTGTCGAGCCGACCGAGAAGCGGCTCGCGCTTGCCCGCTGGGCGGTCGAACGCGGCCAGGCCTGGCGCGGCCGCAGCGACGTCTGGTTTTCCCCGGAGCCGTTGCTCGGCCCGGGCCGGGGCCGGGTGGCGTTCCTGTTTCCCGGCCTGGAGGACACGTTCGCGCCGCGGGTGGCCGATGTGTCGGCACACTTGCGGTTGCCCGCGGCAGAGCTGTTCGAGGGCGCCGACATCGTCGGTGACGTGGGTCGGCACATGGTCGGGGTGATGACCGTCGGCCGTCTGCTGGACAGCGCGCTGCGCCGGATCGCGATCGTCCCGGATGCCGTCGCCGGCCACAGCGTCGGTGAGTGGAGCGCCATGGTTGCCGGCGGCCTCTACTGCGCGGAGGACCTCGACAACTTCCTGGCCGGCTACGACCCGGATGCGGTCCAGGTGCCCGGCCTGGCCTACGCCGCCGTGGGCGCGAGCGCGGAACTCGTGCTCGACGAACTTGCCCTGTCGGCGTCCTCCCCGACCGGGACCCGGATCGTTCTCTCCCACGACAACGCCCCGCAGCAGACAATCGTGTGCGGGCCCAACGACGAGGTGGACGCGTTCGTCCTGGCGATGCGGGCCCGCGGCGTGCTCGGGCAGGTCCTGCCGTTCCGGTCCGGATTCCACACCCCGATGCTGGAGCCGTATCTGGAGTCGATCCGGCGCAGCGCGAATCTCTTCGGCATCCACCCGGCGAGCATTCCGGTCTGGTCGGCCACCACGGCGGCCGAATTCCCCGCCGACGCCGCGGCCGTGCGTGCTCTGCACACGCGCCATCTGCTGGAACCGGTGCGCTTCCGCCCGCTGCTGCAGGCCATGTACGCCGCGGGCTTCCGGGCCTTCGTGCAGGTCGGGGTTGGCCAGTTGACGGGGTTGGTCGCCGATACCCTGCGGGAGCAGGACCACTTGACCATCGCGGCGGCATCCGCGCGGCGCGAAGGCCTGGCGCAGCTCCGACTGGCGGCCACAGCGTTGTGGGCCGGCGGTGCCGACGTCGACCTGACTGCCCTGGCTCCCACCCGGAACCGGGCGCCAAGCGTGCGGCTGAACTTGGGCGGCTCGTTGGTTTCGTTGAACTCCGAGCAACTGCCCGGCCTGCAGGCCGGGATGGGGGCGCATGCACCGGCGGCCGCGCGGACGGAACTGCGCGAACTCGCCGAACATTTCCCGGCGGTGGCCGAGTTCGAGGCGCTGATCGGGGAGGCCGAGCGCTCCGCGCTGGCGCTGCTCACGGCGGGCCGCGATGCGCTCGCTGCACGCCGCGAGGTCCCATCGAACCTGACCCCACCTCAGGTGACGGCACCACCGGGACGGCCCGTGCAATGGCCGGCCCCCTCGCATGCGGTGTTGCCGGTTTCCCTGGAGTCCATGCCCTATCTGGCGGACCACTGCTTCTTCAGCCAGCGTCCGGGCTGGCCCGATGCCTCCGATCGGTTCCCGGTCATCCCGGCGACCACAATCGTGGAGCATCTGGCCGATGCTGCCCGGGCGACCAACCCCGGTGGCGTGGTGGTGGCGCTGCACGACCTGCGGTTCGAGCGGTGGGTACCGGTGATCCCGGCAAGCAGCATCGACGTCGGCCTCGAGCCGACCGCGGACGGTCGGTTGGCGGCGACCTTCGGCGGTTGCGCCCGGGGCACGGTGGAACTGGCCGGGGCCTACCCACCCCCGCCCGACCCGTGGCTGATCGATCCCGCCGAGGAACCACCGCCGCTGACGGCGGCTCAGATGTATGCGCGGCGCTGGATGTTCCACGGGCCCGCGTTCCAGGCGGTCAGTGCCCTCTCGGCGATCGGTCCGGCGCACATCCGCGGGGTCATCACCGCACCCGCGGCGCCGGGGGCACTGCTGGACAACGTCGGGCAGATCCTGGGTTGCTGGATCATGGCGCGTGGGGTCGACCGCACCCTGGTCTTCCCGATCGGCATGCGCGCGATTCGGTTCCACGCCCCGGCCCCGGCGCCCGGCGTCCAGGTGAGCTGCCACATCCGGATCGTCGAGTGTTCCGAGGAGACGTTGGCCGCCGACGTGCAGCTGTGCGTGCCCGGACCCGGCGGGCGCGACGTGGTGTGGGCGGAAGTGTCGGGCTGGCGCGACCGACGGTTCGACTCGGACGCGGCGTCGTTGCCGGTGGAGCGCTGCGTGGAACGCAACGCGCACGGCACCGTGCAGCCCGACGGCTGGGTGCTGATGGTCGATCACTCTGCGGATCTGGCCACCCGGGACATCGTGATGCGGCGGTACTTGAGCGCGGCCGAACGGCAGTTGGCCGAACGGCAGCCGCCACGTCGGCGCCGGGGTTGGGTGCTGGGGCGGTTGGCCGTCAAGGACGCGGTGCGGCACCTGCTGTGGGCGGATGGTGAGGGCCCGCTCTGGCCGGCGGAGATCTTCGTGGGTAACGACGAAAACGGCAAGCCGCGGGTCAGCGGGATGCACGGTCGGGTTTTGCCCGGCCTGGAGGTCTCGGTGGCGCATTGCGCCGACACGGCCGTCGCGGTCGCCCGGCCCGCCGCGGGCTTCGGGGTGGGCATCGACATAGAGCAGGTGTCGGAGCGTCCACCGGGCACGGTGGAGTTCGCACTCGCGCCCGCGGAGCGCGACGTATTGGCGGCCTGCCTGGCCACCGGTGATTCGCCCGAGGTGTGGTTCACCCGCTTCTGGGCGGCGAAGGAGGCCGTCGCGAAGGCGCGCGGGACCGGACTGCAGGGCCGGCCGCGGGACTTCGCCGTCGTGTCCGCGCAGACACGACAGATCTGGGTGACCGTGGCTGACGAAGGCTCAGAAAAGCCGGCCACGTACTGCGTGGACATCAGCTGCATCACCAGCCGGTCCGGATTGCCGCCACGTACCTACGTGGTGGCGCTGGCCGCCGACGGACCCATCACGGCCGAGCTCAGCCCCGGCCACCATCGCGAGAGGACGGTTTCAGCATGA